The nucleotide window CCGTTGTCATCGTTGTTCCCACTGTAGTGCTCTACAGCCTGGGGGGGCCTGCGGGAACGCGGCCGGCAGCCATGAAGAAAGGCGAAGACATCCCGATCAAGGTCTATCTCCACGATCAGGACCGGATCGTGGAAATGAGCCTGGAAGAGTACGTTAAAGGCATGGTAGCTGCCGAGATGCCGGCCGAGTTCGAGCTTGAGGCCCTCAAGGCACAGGCGGTGGCGGGACGGACATACGCGGTCAAACAGATGGCGCTATTCGGCGGCGGCGGCCTGACTGACAGGCCGGGCGCCGATGTCAGCTCAGACCCGGCCAGGAGCCAGGCGTGGCTGAGCACCCTTCAGCTCAGGGATCGCTGGGGGCCGTTCGCTTTCGACCGCTACTGGGGCAAGATAAGCCGGGCGGTCGAAGAGACGCGCGGGCTGGTCGCCACCCATAACGGCGAAACCATCAATGCCGTTTTCCACTCCACCAGCGGCGAGCGCACGGCCGCCGCCAAGGAGGTATGGGGCTTCGACTACCCCTATCTGCAGAGCGTCGTCTGTACCTGGGACAAAAATTCGCCCCGCTACAGCGACAGCCGGGAGTACAGCTTCGCCGAGCTGGAGCAGCGTCTGGGGGCCGAG belongs to Sporomusaceae bacterium and includes:
- the spoIID gene encoding stage II sporulation protein D codes for the protein MKKVLALTILLVIAVVIVVPTVVLYSLGGPAGTRPAAMKKGEDIPIKVYLHDQDRIVEMSLEEYVKGMVAAEMPAEFELEALKAQAVAGRTYAVKQMALFGGGGLTDRPGADVSSDPARSQAWLSTLQLRDRWGPFAFDRYWGKISRAVEETRGLVATHNGETINAVFHSTSGERTAAAKEVWGFDYPYLQSVVCTWDKNSPRYSDSREYSFAELEQRLGAEAGVVAAAQGGGAVAQVIDRTESGRVAKARVGSKTFTGFDLRQKLELRSANFALETKGGKVVFKTTGYGHGVGMCQYGANGMAKEGKDFRAILSYYYTGIKITSIHES